In one window of bacterium DNA:
- a CDS encoding LemA family protein — protein sequence MARLLWFYLLWGVGFAALAFALTFSVLYLDAIAHQASFSVANGTRYAFVVGGFWLVTWTFVTVALGAVVAVKLKGGRERLAGLDQSCRQAAETVADALQRRHARVASLVQLARQSGAVDASLLERVARAQTQATGATSLATAQRPETELTSALLPLLHQWPALAGATGAADLLAQLAAAEEEVGEAEQALNKLVREYNQLVLSGGYFTEPAYRGWGVREKAPSRVAMDEVTKAQLDVALRSAPEGSASSP from the coding sequence ATGGCCCGGCTATTGTGGTTCTACCTGCTGTGGGGGGTGGGGTTTGCCGCCCTGGCCTTCGCGTTGACCTTCTCGGTGCTCTACCTGGACGCCATCGCCCATCAGGCGAGCTTCAGTGTCGCGAATGGCACACGCTATGCCTTCGTCGTCGGGGGCTTCTGGCTGGTCACGTGGACCTTCGTCACGGTTGCTCTCGGCGCCGTCGTAGCCGTGAAGCTCAAGGGTGGGCGCGAACGCCTTGCGGGCCTCGATCAGAGCTGCAGGCAGGCGGCCGAGACCGTCGCTGACGCGCTGCAGCGGCGGCATGCCCGCGTCGCAAGCCTCGTGCAACTGGCGCGCCAATCCGGGGCGGTGGACGCCTCGCTCCTCGAGCGCGTCGCCCGGGCGCAGACGCAGGCCACTGGCGCAACCTCTCTGGCTACGGCTCAGCGTCCCGAGACTGAGCTGACCTCGGCCCTGCTTCCCCTGCTACACCAGTGGCCTGCCCTGGCGGGGGCCACCGGCGCCGCCGATCTGCTGGCCCAGCTCGCGGCGGCGGAGGAGGAGGTAGGAGAGGCCGAGCAGGCCCTCAACAAGCTGGTCCGGGAGTACAACCAGCTTGTCCTGAGCGGTGGCTACTTCACGGAACCGGCCTACCGCGGGTGGGGGGTGCGTGAGAAAGCACCCTCGCGGGTGGCGATGGACGAGGTGACCAAGGCACAGCTTGACGTGGCACTCAGGAGCGCGCCTGAGGGGTCTGCTTCGAGTCCGTAG
- a CDS encoding cache domain-containing protein, translating into MSTRRAGRLIFSLVVVLLCLSSAAWAQGQPPATRHVRVDATVAVGAVMGLTDACLTDSARSLWLLTLTEEVKSGDWDRMKGILADYQHRDVEAAVWFARPDGSYYTVDKGLTDQNLRDRPYFPKAMAGQATLGDLVVSRSTGKYVAVVTAPVRRGDAVVGVLGASLYLDKLSERIGNTLSLPDNIHFWGSDPAGKIVAINRRTERLFWDPTNLNSPTLTQAVAEMLTKPQGSIGYDFQGRRLTGVYQKSPLTGWYFVLGVLKPTK; encoded by the coding sequence ATGAGCACCCGCCGAGCTGGTCGTCTCATCTTCTCGCTGGTTGTCGTCTTGCTGTGCCTCTCGTCCGCCGCGTGGGCCCAGGGGCAGCCGCCCGCCACCAGGCATGTGCGCGTGGACGCGACGGTGGCGGTGGGGGCTGTCATGGGGCTCACCGATGCGTGCCTGACTGACAGCGCACGTTCACTGTGGCTGCTGACGCTGACTGAAGAGGTCAAGTCAGGCGACTGGGACAGGATGAAGGGCATCCTCGCCGACTACCAGCACCGGGACGTCGAGGCGGCTGTCTGGTTTGCCCGCCCCGACGGCTCCTACTACACCGTGGACAAGGGCCTGACGGACCAGAACCTGAGGGACCGCCCGTACTTCCCGAAGGCTATGGCCGGGCAGGCCACGCTCGGGGACCTGGTGGTCAGCAGGTCCACCGGCAAGTACGTGGCGGTCGTGACAGCCCCGGTCCGCAGAGGGGACGCGGTGGTTGGTGTCCTGGGGGCCTCGCTGTACCTCGACAAGCTGAGTGAGCGCATCGGGAACACCCTGAGCTTGCCGGACAACATCCATTTCTGGGGCAGCGACCCCGCAGGGAAGATCGTCGCGATCAATCGTCGGACTGAGCGGCTCTTCTGGGACCCGACCAACCTGAACAGCCCGACGTTGACGCAGGCGGTCGCGGAGATGTTGACCAAGCCACAGGGCTCGATAGGCTATGACTTCCAGGGCAGGAGACTCACGGGCGTGTACCAGAAGTCGCCCCTGACAGGCTGGTACTTCGTCCTCGGCGTACTGAAGCCGACCAAGTGA